The following nucleotide sequence is from Oenanthe melanoleuca isolate GR-GAL-2019-014 chromosome 5, OMel1.0, whole genome shotgun sequence.
CTCTCCTTCACTGTCCATATTCTCCTCATCAGTACATCCTTCTATTGCAACAGTCTCCTGTGTTTTTGCCAATTGTTCTGAAGTCACAGCATCCTGTTGAGCTACTTTCAAGGGGTCAGCTGGATTCACTTTTTCCTGCACATTCCCTACAGGAGCAGTTGTCTGTGGAGATTCCTGCTTTATTACAGCACtggtggtggtggcagcagcagtaaCAACTGTCACTTTTTCagcttctgaagaaaaaaatccaaattttagattttttaattattgagGATTAGAAATGTAATATGGAActaggtttttttcttcttttttgtaacattttatattaaaagcAACTATTCTAGGAAAAACACCTGTTCTAGGAGTTAAAATAGAAGCAATATTTGACCACAACTAAAtctcaaacaaaaccaaaatactgtAGCTAATATACCTCTGTTTGTATTAAACTGCTGCATCTGTTAGCATCTGGAATTAACAAAACTGATTGCCTTAGAAAACAATTTGATAGTTACAGACATGATCACCAGGTAATACTGTTGTGCTTTGTGACAAGAAGCAAATACAACAGTAAAGGTTACAACACTGAATCTTGTTATCTGCTGATAGGTCAAGTCTTTTGAAATTGGattgcagaaagagaaatacaCATGAAATACAAAAACAGTTTCTGGTAACTTTTGGACATTTATCATTTATATCTTGTGATAATGTAACTGGAAGTTCCAGATTAAAACTTTAGCAATAGCCTaatgatttttaatattaacaGAGGTGAGCAATAAGAACTGAtgatacaaaacaaaaaagggaaaagagcattcctttcctcctttattCCAAAGAGCCAAAGAGAAGTCCCAcctttcaaaattattctttcccacctgaaaaaaattagaatcCTTTTTAGATATTACTTTACAGTCTTTTATGTGTATTAATTTTAACACTGACTTGCTGATCTAAAAGAAATCAAGTTATATGAACTATAACACAATTACTAATATCGCTCAGGAAACTTTCCAGTTTTGTTACAATCATTGCTAATTGTTgattttcacttgaaaaattataaaaaagagAATGTAACATATTTTAACAAAAGCAACTCCAAACAAATGAGTTAAATGGCAAATTAATGTGTCAATACAAAAGCTATATACCAAGTAAGTGAAAATTCATAAAATCCATTCAGTAAAACTGTTaatttgaaatgtgaaatgtgttCTTCCAGACACATCACCTCACATCATTGCAAATAAGTCCTATTTCTTCAGTGAGAGAGCTCTGACAGCTTTAAATAGACACACCATTATTAGTTGCCCagatatatttacatatttctcAGAACAGCAGATAAAAGTACATGTACTACTTAATACTATAAACAAAAGACTATGTTTCAATATTTGCCTGTCTATACTTATTTGCAAAAACAGACAGAAGAGGGAATGACTAGAAAACCTGCAAAACACcagcaagaaagaaagacagatgTCAATATTAAGCAACTTGTACAAACATTCTTGTGTGGCACAAAACAGGAAAGTGAATTCAAGAAATTGGTGACATAAATATTACATCCTTATGGATAACAAAGAAGATACAATAATACTGTAAAAGAAATCATTGCAAATAAAGCACTAATGGAAATTCtcacccaaccaaaaaaaaaaaaaaaaagtttgaaatatttctttgagCATTGTACACAGAAATGGTTTATTAAATTAACAAACTTCAGCAAGAGGCTCATGCCATGGCACTGTCCAGATTTCAgctttctgggaagaaaaacaaccacTGCTTTCTTGCTTGAAATATATATTCAACCAAAGACACAGAAGGAACTTCATCCTCTGAAACAGCCCTTTTGAAATGCATGCAGTTAACATAATAACATAGAaataaccacagaaaaaaacagaatagcAATTAAGATGAAGTATTGTTCAGCACCTCACGtattctgcaatatttttccagtATCTTAGGTGTGATTATTACAATTCAAGTTTAATTTTGCTatgtatttttcagtaaatCATGTCAcacctggaggaaaaaaaaaaatctccctctctcctttaATCTAAAAAGGGAAATCATAACTTCATTCTCTCTTGTTAAGAATCAGCTTACAGGTCATGAGTTCTGAACCCTGAGAAGAgttaaagaaatgtttcattttctccctGTGATTATTTTGGAAGACAATGATATTTCTCTGGCATTAGTACAATTATGTTATTGGCTGGATAGTTTCTAATTGCTTAccagagggggggaaaaaaaatccttactgAAGAGACCTGTCTAggcaaaaatattctgtatgCTGAAAATACTTCAGAACAAACCAGCATCAGTTAAGAGCTCTGGACATGGACATACAGCATGGATGTAACACAACTGAAACTGAAAAGTGTGTGAAAAACCAATCAGTACTGTGATCAGTGGTTGCTGCCTGGCCCTCCCTGCCCAAACCAATCCTTCCcagattttgttcttttgttaGCAACCTGTCAACACACAGGGAGCAACAACACTACTGATCAATATGGCTCAAATGACTCTTACCTTGGACCAGTCCAGCCAAATGAGTGCAGTTTAAAGTGCAAAATTTGTTTTACACATGTATCCAGTGCAACTTCATCATCACAGAAAATGCATGTTTACCTAGCAAGAACTTAGCACCTGCTGGTGGCAATTACTAACATATTCTCTTGctagaattttttaaaaataggtttaGAACCTCTGACATTTTTTGTGTTGATGTTCCcagatgaaaataatatttaataatttaagcCAGAATCGAAGAGAACACACATATTATTCCAGCTCCAGGCTAAAATAACTTTTTGGCATTAGTCCTACTTAAGTAGCatgaaaaagtttattttctaattGTGGAAAACACTATTTTAGTACATAGTCAATATACCTTTTGAAGAAAACTTAATTGTGgccaaaaccaaagcaaataTAAACCTTTACCTGAAGAGagataaaattacttttttttttgccttatcAGCTACAAAAATCTCCTTCAACATATGCACTTGTAGTAACCATTTTACCTGATTTGATCTTTTTGTCAGATGTTTCATCCAGGGCTGACAATGCAGTAGAGATGCTCTTTTGAAGATCATGGTTACCACCCACAGAATCATCTTCATCAGAAGAAAACGACGGCAACGCTTCTAAATTTTTCTTGAGATCCTCATCAGCTTTTTTGGTTGGACTTTCTCCACTGACCTCAGCAGCTAcaggtggtgctgctgctggctggggcttTGCAGAGGGCTGCAGGCAAGGGGCACGAACTATTTGTGTGACTGGTCTCCTAGTCCTGTTTGGCATTCGTACAGCTGGAGTGGAAAACTGTTGCCTGGGCCCAGACTTTAGAAAGTCTAAAAAAGATGCAATAAATCCTGTTCTGACTTCAGGCTGTTTTTCTTCaacttctttaattttttgCCTCATTCTTTCCTGGTGTTGGTAAGTATCATAACAACCTTCAGAAACAGGAGAAGAGTATGTGAAACATGAATCATTTCCTCTTGAATTTTGACGTTTACACTGTCCACTCCTTTTTACCTGTTTCTGAGTTGCACTGTCAtcttctgcagcatttttgttttggctttttcctttgctttttttcttctggaggTTCCCTTGAGCTAAATCTTGGCATTCTTCCTCAGCTCTATTAATGGCTCCATCTGCACTTTGGGGCACAGACAGCGGCTGCAATGGAACCTTTGACTGGTTACCTGCTACTGTACCATCATCACTACCCACATTAAAATCATTCTCTGAAGCAGCACTTTCCTCACTCAGGCTCCTAGCACTTGAAACAAACTCTGTGTCCCTTGCAGTCAGTGTACCATCAACAGAAGCATCATTATCTTCCTCAGATTCATGACTGATGCTAGATTGTTTTTTCACTCgaacagcctcctgctcctcctgaccAGCACCAAGGGTGGGAGAGGTCATTCTTATTGGTACACTCTGATCAGAAGTCTCAAGGTGCTGCTGATCCAGGTTCACAGTTTTTGTCTGTATTGTTGACACTGGGGTAAGGTTTAGAGTAATTTGGCCTCCATTCagagaaatattatttctgcTTGCTGGCTTTCCAACTACAGTAGGTGAGGCACTGAAAACAGCAGACACATGTCTGGAATCCAACGCTCGGAACTGCGTTTTAGACTCCTCGCTATTTTCAACAGCTTGGATTTCCTCTTCATTAGAAGCTGATTTGGCAAAGTCAGATGGTGTCACTccacaagctgctgctgttgctgctaaGATGTCATCCACATTGGATAATATATTCCTCTCATCACTGAGAAGTATAGATTCTGGGAAGCATATTGAACTAAGAGAAACAAACTGATTCTTTGCATCGTGCTGATTTGTCTGAGTGAAGTGATCTTTTGCTGTCAAATGCTGCTGTAGTGGTTTTGAAGACTCAGAAATGTCCATCTTCATTACTTCTGAATTCTGACTATGAAGCTGTTGCTGAGAATGAGCCCCATTGCTCTGAACAATGTGACCATCCATCTGAAGGAATGGGTGTGTCACTTGCTGAGGACTCTGTATTCTTTGCACTTGGGGTGATGCCTTTGCTTGCCCTAAACCCGACTGCAGGATTGACTGGTGAAGAATCTGCAAGTCACAGGTTGACTCCAGCAGTACCTGTGCACTGGGCAAACACAGCTGATGACCATGTCTCAAAGCATGAGGCTGAACCTGTGGTGGTGTGCTGATGACTTGGCCCTGCTGCTCTTGAGCTTTACTTTCATGTACCTTATGCATAAGAGAATGCTGTTGGTTTAACTCCTTAGCACTCACAGTTCCCTGTGCTGTTCTCATTAAATTTGCTGTCTTTTTGATATCATGGCTTAGGCTGCTGATATGGCCAATGTGTTGGGAAAGCTGCTCCACAGAACTGACcattctttcatctttttttgtTCCTTGAAGAGTAAGTCCAACAACTTGATCTTCAAGACGAGAGTTGCTTCTGATGACGCTTTGAGAGTATCTGTCATTTGCTTTTGAGACCCTGTAGGATGCATCCTGAGCACTGATCTCCTCCTCTGTTAGGCTTTGAGTGGAAGATTCAAGTGTAGCTTGCTGTTGCAATGCCTGCATGTCCTGCATTGATAATTCCTCCTCCTGTTTGGATGAGGCATACAAATTGGAGTCAGACTTCCTTTTAACATAGGACTTTGTTTCTGAGGAAGGTCTGTTGTTCTGCAGCGCTTGGGAGTGAGCTGGGGATGCAAAAGGAGACTGGACAGATGGCAAAAACTTTTGAGACTGTGGGGAGGAGGATTCTTGTGACTGTGAGTTCTGAGAAGAATGTAAAGTAATATAGCTTTGATTAGGACTCGAGGCTGGAAGAGTTTGTACCCGAGGAGATGCattaaaggaaagagaaggtgATGTTAGTGTTAAAGACTGCCCTGAAGAATAGCTTTCTGAAGGACTAACAGCTGCTAAAACTTGTGATTGAGATGAAAAATTAACCTGGGACTGGGTAACTGGAGATAAACCCTGAGAGTGACTAGAAGAGTAGCTCTGAGCCTGGCTGACTGAAGAAAGTTCCCTCATTTGCCCAGAGTAGTTCTCATTTGGAACCGAGGTCAAGACCTGTTCCTCTGAGGAGTAATTTAGAGTCTGACTGTCAGAAGTAATAGCTTGTGATTGCCCAGAAAAAGTCAATGTTTTATACAGTGAGGGCAGCTTCTCAACCTTGCTGGATGAGAAATCCTGTGAGTGGCTGACAGGTGGCACATTCTGAGCCTGGCATGAAACATAATTTTGGGACTGACTGACCGACAAGaggctggggagctgtgctgtagAATAGATCTGTGCTTGGCCTGTAATGACAGAACTCTGGTTCTGTGCAGTTTTGGCATAGCTTTGTGTCTGCACAGTGGGAGCTACACTCTGAGGTTTGGGGGTCTTTGTGGACCTCGGAGGCTGCTTCATGGAACAGTTTTTCACTTTTGCTGTGGAAGCAGATGGAAAACCAGGTGATGGAATTGCAGATGTGTACGACTGAGCAAGTTCCACCGTGACTTGAGAAGTCTTCTGCTGTGGTCCTCCATTGCTCACCTGAGTAACATCTCCAACTGGACTGCAGGGTAACGCTGAGTGCCTAGATGTATCCTGAAAGTTAACTCCACTTGTACTTGTTAAATAGCTGTGTAAGGAatgctgtgacacagccagcTGAGGCTGCACAGACTGAGTACTTGAAGGCCGCTGGTGGTGTTTAATAACACTACATTCTCTCTGAAGTGCTCTGTCCATGGAAGCAGTGGAACCAGTGAAGACTGATGTGCTGTAGGCCTGAGACACCTGCTGAGCTCCTCCAAGGGTGGAAGGCAACAAACTGAACtgaggctgcaggagatggGGTGCAGACTCTTGAGCAGAACGGTATGTGGATGACTGGGGGGGCACACTGGTACTCAGAACAGAGCTGCCCAGGCGCTCGAATGTCAGCGCAGCTGGAACAGTGCCCTGCGATGTTTTAATCTGCAATAAAGGGTCGTGGGGAGTCAAGAGACCATTTGATGTAGCACTGAAAGTAGCATCTTGGAGAGTAAGAGAAGGGGTAGTGGCAaagtttctgctgctgaaggtgTTGGGATGCTGATAGGCTGATAAAGCAGAGGTTGGTGGAAATGTTCCAGAGGTTGGCAGAGCTCCAGTGACAAATAGCTCTGTGGCTGTCGAGGAATGCATacctggaaaaaacaaaaacaaaacaagaagggaaaaggagcatAAGGGAGCTTTACAAGTTACAACACTGCATTTCTACAAGTCATTTAACTGCAAGCTCTTACAGCATTTACAAATAGAATGTTCTTTAGAATTAtcacccttaaaaaaaaacccaaacatacaTAGGGAGGCACTTATCATGGCTAATTTTCAACATGGAAGTGCAGGGTTTTTTTAGAATGCCAAACTCTATACCTGCAGTGAATTGCCAAGGGAAAACCTCATATCCTTAAGATGCAAatgattaataaaaaaattgtacaAGATAATTCTGCTTTGAAATTGAAGGCTCtttattagtttttatttcagtttaaaaagaaCATCATAATAAACTGACCAAAAGCCCTGGCCACCTTTAATAAACAGTAAAAAGCAGAATTACACCTTAGCAGTTGGAATACATACACAGTTTAAGAAGCAATCCCATCTCCTAGATTTACCCTCACCAATAATTTTATAACTCACTTTATGGGAAACATTTCAGAGCATACAGTGAAATAGCTAATGGTCTATACACTCTGCAATTCATCTTATTAAAGGAGGGGTTTGACTTTCAGTACAAGCAATAAATATGATTTGTATGCTTTTTGAAGTGAGAGTACCAAATATCCACAGACAGCAATTATCAGCACAGTGCAATAGCAACTATCTAACTGAAAAGAATATTACTTATTTGCATCCAGCCATTGGTATcttaaacaaaatttttcaaCAGAATACACTACTCCAGCTGAAATAGGGGTATGAAATTCTCTTGCAAGCTTTAAGGCTTAGAGTAGTGATTCATATAATTCAGTGGTTTTCACCCTGTAACTTGCAGACACTGGTGAAGTTTGTGTACTGTTTTCAAAGTCTcccaagaaaagcaaagaaggCAAGTTTATTCCCAGAGAAGCTTAACATTCTTGTAAAGGAATCAGTTTCCACTGGGAAATTTACCAGGGTAtgcaaatcagaaaaaattaaaatcagtggAATGATTTGACCTTTTTCAGTTCTTGCATACTTAAAAACCCTTTTCAGCTTGGCATcatttaagaataaataaaaattctcagTAAATAAAGCTTGTTTTGAAACAAATACTccagttaaaaaaatacttaattctACAATACAGTAAAGTCTTCTTAAGCTGATTGCAACCTAATCATACAATTGCTTTTGAAGTTTCAGGTGAAGctgagaaataaattctttgtaTCTCCCTTTCAGTCCAAGACAAATTGATATGAAGAGATGTGATAGTGAAGGAATGCAAAGGTGTTTTTCCTTAGTCAACAATAAGGTCTTTCTGAGTGAGAAAACACAACCTGTGTTTTAATGcactttttcccccctgttCTAAAAAACTGCAATATCATGTACAACTGGGTTCTCTTTTACTGAACCCTACTGCTAACATGAAGAAAGGACCATCCAGAAGCAtcaaagaaagggaagaatttAAACCTGTTTCAACTGCAGATGTTAATTTCTCATCTAACCTGCGTTTTACATTTCTCTTCTATAAATCAAAACCCTTCCAAATACACCCATAACTTCTTAAACCAGACCAGAGTCAGTCACATGAGCAGAACTGCTGGGCTTTGTATTCTAATATTTGTTCAGGAGCAGACAAAAGGTATAACAAAGGTAATAAAGTTACATGCACAGATAGACTCTCAGCACCCTAAGAAATCAGAACAATGACAACAGAACCCACAGACTAAAGGAACTTGGAAggacaaatataaaaaatataatgctcttcttttttctcccaaaatcaGCAGTTACAGGGTTTGGAGAAAACCCTGAAGtaagtaagaaaaaaaggtCACCTTGCAGAGTGATGAGCTCTTGCTTTTCCCCCAGCAAAAAAGTTTGCAGAAGTCAAAGCTCTCAAAAGACATGTGGGAAGATTGAGGgttacagaaaagcagcagaagtaTTAAAGGACATCAGAAAGCTCAGAGAACTGATAATATTGAAAAAAGGGCTTACTGATGAGTTCTTAGTAATGAGTATTGAGAAATCACTCAAGCCCTGGTACCAACACCAAACCCAATCCACAGCATGTCTCCCATTCTTTACAATTCACTGTAAGGCAGGCTGCAATGGAGAAAATGCTAGGACAAAGAGCAAAAAGATTTCCTCCCAGCTGGCATTCTGATGTGAGGATGTGATCATAACTCTAAACTCACAACTGATTTATATTAAGACTGTTTGTCAGATTACCAGTGTGCATCTTCATCTGTGCTTTTGTCAATGGTGAGTTAAAAGCCACAGCCTCTATTCTCTTGACAGAATGCAGCTGCACATTACCCTTAACAGAATGAGTGCAAACTGTCAACAAAAGGATTGTTCCACTCTTGCTACCTTGTGCTTCCTCCCCAAATCAGAACAGCAATCATAGAGCTGCACTGAGACACAGATCAGCCTGTTGATAGAGAGGAAAAGCATCccaccagaggaaaaaaagctacTCAAACATTTTTCTGCCAGACCAGTGAATAGATCCAATtcactgcacagctgcacaATCACTCCATAAGATTAAGCAGAACTTGAAGCTACCCACAGATGCAGCAGCAACACTTATCTTGGTGTGACTGTCTACAGCAAGCTCAGAATCTGCagtttcctgctctgcacagaaggCTTGACAGATGGGGGAGTTTGTGGAAGGCAGTCAGTCTGCCAAAAGAGATGGCACATTTGTTTAGATGTAAATTCAATCCCTTATTTCTATGTCACATGCACCTCAGACCTTCTTTTTGAGATGTACAAAGGGGACAAAGCTACCCATAGACTTTTAGTACTAACATCACAGAAGAACTATAGAGAACAGAGTTTGAGAGTGAAAGATTTGCTGGGAGGTACAGGTAGTGTGCCTGAAAATGCTTATAGTGATAATGAGACTAATTCCAAACAAAGCTGGGAAAATGAATTTGACTCATCAGATAAAATAATACCCTATGCATCTAAATTCCTTCTGAACAACCAGAACTTCTGGTCACATAAATCTTATGCTAacttaatttcattattttgatattttttaaatactgagaTGTAAAAGAGGTAGAAAATATGGAGCCTTTTCAGTTAGTCagaacatttttgtttcaaatccTCCCAAACATCCAatataaaaatgacaaaagtTTATTTCAAGAGAAAGTTTTCACCTGTCTGCCAGGAAGGAGCCCTGAATTGTGGTAAAAGGGTAGATCCTGAAGAGACTGCCTGAGCAGTACGAGACTCAAtagcagagagaaaattcaTAACTGAAGAAGTTTCCTTAGTGTTACCTCCAGCACTGTGCATACTGGTATCAAATATTCCTGAAAGACCTAGATGATGGTGGagggaaatgaaacaaaacagatcATTCAGATGAACTTCAACGAAGCAAAATCAAATAACAAAGATATATGTTCATAATTCACTACAAAAATCCCACCCTATTAAACATTAGCAACATAAATTattaattgatttttctgtgtttaactGTTATGCAGTGTTACAACTATAAGCTGGAACTTCAGTATACATTTTTAAACCTATTATTAAATGTATGTCAGTATTTAGGTACACCAGTAAAATGCTTCCCATAACTGAAGATTCACTGCTCTATTTTCATCTGCTTAAATATTCAGATTTCCTCCTGATACATGTTTAACTTTTTATGCAGCTTCTCCCTTTTAGGCAGCTTATGGAAGTTTGGACACATCTATAGGACTGGCACATGAAGATGAGTTTTGGTTGTTTCATGTTTCAACATGTTTCAACAAACACCTTCATGTGTTTCCCGTTGCTCAGACCTTTCAATAGCAGGGGGCTCAATGGGAACCTGAAATCCAGAGTTGTGCATAAAGAAATTATGTCAATAATTAACTGCAATAATTCCAACCCCCCATCATCCTGATCAAGCAGCTGGCCAGGACTGACTCCAGTCAGTACATGAGTTCCAGCATCTTTTTTTGGAAACTGAGCAGCAAAGTGAGCATGAAGAGGCCAAGCCCCCTCCTCTGACACAGAGTCCAGTAACACAGCCTAAGCCACTGCTACatttgaaataacttttaaCTTTTCCCCAGCACCCTCTCAGCATGCAAATagaagcaacagcagcagcttgctGCAGCACACATCAGCTTTGCTTTAgtctggaggagctggcagcatttctgctgctggcttGGAGGCACACAACGTTTGGCCCTTGTGCATAGGCCAAATCCTGAAAAGCTGGATTTTAAAGAATAAGTGCAGCTTTTTCAAAAAACAAGATACCAAGCATAGCCTctctttatattttcctttctacttAAGACATTTCGATAAAAGCTAACAACTTTCTCAGTTGTTTCTCAGCTTTTCTCAGCTTCTCTAATACCAGTTGCCAGCATTTCTATGACAAACTCCTTTTGATCAAAAAATTGATTAACTTTAATGTGAATTACATAAgagttggtttgttttcctttttcctctgtagCTATTTAAGCAGTATTCTCATATATGGACAGTTACCAGCAGGATGTTGAGTAGTTGAGTATCCAGGAAGCTGATGAGGAGTTGTATATGTCTGTCTGTGAAGGTCTGTTTCTGAATGTGATGAATGTCCTCCTCCATAGCTTAAGCtaaggaagaaattaaacatTATTAACAAAATGTACAACCATAGAAACAAAGAACAATTATGAAATATCAATCACAAACcaaaaagttacagaaatacaggaaaacaaaagcccaAGATCAGACAGATCTAGTTCTGCTAGGGTAGCACAAAAAATGTTAAGCAGATAAAAAAAGTACTATTGAAACCTAAAAAGCTGAAGGGTGCaggtgagggaaaaaaatcagagctgaTCACAGAAAAGTTGACAAAGGACTAGGTCACAGAGTTCAACTGTAAGAAAAACTCACTGGACACTTTTTGTAATGATTTACTGATATCAAGTCTGCAAAGCAGATAACTGTGAATACATACCCACtttaacatttatatttttaattccaTTAAAGCTTACAGGACCTTGTTTAATTCAAAGGCTGAAATGACTAGGAAGCTGTGGGAGCAATAGTTTTCAAAAAGATGTTGGTACTTTTGGTACAATTTAATAAAATTGACAGTGAAAGCACTACCAAGTGACAAATCCATCTTCAGACCTCCTAGCATTAAGTGCAAGTTAATGAttcacagcttttatttaacatttttaagtGAGTCACCTAAATTAACATGATGTTTCAATTAGGCTTAATGGAAGCAAGCTGAAATATACATTGTCTGGGTCTGTGTAAAACCAATAttgcagaaaagaaatgaatGCAATCTAAACATAAAGCAACCTTAGGAACTTGCCAAAAGCCCTAATGATTTCcagtttaaaaagcagaaaacagaggggaagcaaaacaaaatccccaaactttCAAGCTTCCccagacccagcacagcatAGCACCTGTCAAAcggaaaaaaaatgaaggccAGTGTGACCAAGTAACCATTTACCttcttttcttgccttttgGACACTATGTTTATAGGTAGCTGCTACTTTACTCCAGTGCACATGTGAGActgctttaatttcaaaattcaagTGTAAACAAATgccaaaccaacccaaacaacaaaacccacagccctccctgctgcctgctctaAGGGAGACTTCCCTTATCTTTCATCCCTGGGGATGAGGGGCAGTCATTCTgcataaagaaaaattgaaCTCTCAGTGCCAGGAATCATGACATCATGGGAAACTTTTACAGAAGGcaccaaataataaaaaaactgGCAACCTCGCTGGGTTTGCTTCATTTCCATGAAGATGATGAGAGGAGCCAGAGGAGCCTCTCAGAGCACTGTGACCTGCACACATCATGAACCAGCAAGAGCCTGTCTGTGCAGGACTTTCCTGCCTGAGATGCACCATCAGGGGATGTGTTTTCCACTTCAGCAATGCTCTGTAGTCAGCATGCCAGCCTACAGCACAAGCCTAAAGAATGCACTGAAATCctttgaaaaaacaaagaacctCAGCTACTGCTTTTCTCAGTTGTGCTCATTGTCCAGCACTTTAACACCTTTCACAGCAATAACTGCAATTTAGAGAATTGCCAAACCCAAATTCAGAGTCAGCAGATCCCTGTGCTTATGCTGTAGAGGACAGATCTTTGTGCAGTTCAACACTGTGCATCAGCAACTGATTTCTATTATATGCTGACTGAAATCTTAACTATTTGCACCACTGCTATGGACAACTGGCAGACATGATTGTATGACACtagcttatttttttatttacagcattaaatattttctattatttccagatcattaaaaaaaaaaaaaaattgcagcagtGTTCTGCACATAAAACATTGTGCAAGTAATAAAGCCAATTGAAATATAAGTATTTTcacaataaaaattttaaagttaaggtggtttggggtttttgaacAAATGTGCatagctgtaaaaaaaaaaaattcccaaacatATAACTTCAGAGACATGAAGCTTTCCTCAAGTCtttctaataaataaaaaaacacaacaTGAGAAAATAACTTTCTAGACTGAAGCATGGCAGCACGTGCACTCTTGGCAAGAATTATCTCCACTCACCAAAATACTAAGCTTGTGAAAACTTCCCTGCAACAGGTTGTACTTAGGTTTTCTTGCACATTTACTTAAAGCTTTTACCTATGTAAAAGTATTTGGTGCTGACTTCTCTTTCTTACACATTTTAAAGGTGAACTCTGAAGTTCTACAGCAGCACAACTTCCTTTTCCCATTCTGTATTTTCAGGCTGAGAGGCACTCTGCTGGTGTTCCAGGCAACTGGGGCTACACTTGGCAGCAAAAACACTTCTGGATGAGGCAAGATCCCCAAACCCAGTACAGTATATCAAGCAATATCACCCCATTCCTCCTCTTTAATTGTAAAAGCAAAAGGTCATCAGCAAAAAGTGGATGAACTTTAATTAACCAC
It contains:
- the QSER1 gene encoding glutamine and serine-rich protein 1 isoform X6, encoding MMDRNYPTTPGFAEPLAPGTAPPAASWAYERGAGSLKPSLSYGGGHSSHSETDLHRQTYTTPHQLPGYSTTQHPAGLSGIFDTSMHSAGGNTKETSSVMNFLSAIESRTAQAVSSGSTLLPQFRAPSWQTGMHSSTATELFVTGALPTSGTFPPTSALSAYQHPNTFSSRNFATTPSLTLQDATFSATSNGLLTPHDPLLQIKTSQGTVPAALTFERLGSSVLSTSVPPQSSTYRSAQESAPHLLQPQFSLLPSTLGGAQQVSQAYSTSVFTGSTASMDRALQRECSVIKHHQRPSSTQSVQPQLAVSQHSLHSYLTSTSGVNFQDTSRHSALPCSPVGDVTQVSNGGPQQKTSQVTVELAQSYTSAIPSPGFPSASTAKVKNCSMKQPPRSTKTPKPQSVAPTVQTQSYAKTAQNQSSVITGQAQIYSTAQLPSLLSVSQSQNYVSCQAQNVPPVSHSQDFSSSKVEKLPSLYKTLTFSGQSQAITSDSQTLNYSSEEQVLTSVPNENYSGQMRELSSVSQAQSYSSSHSQGLSPVTQSQVNFSSQSQVLAAVSPSESYSSGQSLTLTSPSLSFNASPRVQTLPASSPNQSYITLHSSQNSQSQESSSPQSQKFLPSVQSPFASPAHSQALQNNRPSSETKSYVKRKSDSNLYASSKQEEELSMQDMQALQQQATLESSTQSLTEEEISAQDASYRVSKANDRYSQSVIRSNSRLEDQVVGLTLQGTKKDERMVSSVEQLSQHIGHISSLSHDIKKTANLMRTAQGTVSAKELNQQHSLMHKVHESKAQEQQGQVISTPPQVQPHALRHGHQLCLPSAQVLLESTCDLQILHQSILQSGLGQAKASPQVQRIQSPQQVTHPFLQMDGHIVQSNGAHSQQQLHSQNSEVMKMDISESSKPLQQHLTAKDHFTQTNQHDAKNQFVSLSSICFPESILLSDERNILSNVDDILAATAAACGVTPSDFAKSASNEEEIQAVENSEESKTQFRALDSRHVSAVFSASPTVVGKPASRNNISLNGGQITLNLTPVSTIQTKTVNLDQQHLETSDQSVPIRMTSPTLGAGQEEQEAVRVKKQSSISHESEEDNDASVDGTLTARDTEFVSSARSLSEESAASENDFNVGSDDGTVAGNQSKVPLQPLSVPQSADGAINRAEEECQDLAQGNLQKKKSKGKSQNKNAAEDDSATQKQVKRSGQCKRQNSRGNDSCFTYSSPVSEGCYDTYQHQERMRQKIKEVEEKQPEVRTGFIASFLDFLKSGPRQQFSTPAVRMPNRTRRPVTQIVRAPCLQPSAKPQPAAAPPVAAEVSGESPTKKADEDLKKNLEALPSFSSDEDDSVGGNHDLQKSISTALSALDETSDKKIKSEAEKVTVVTAAATTTSAVIKQESPQTTAPVGNVQEKVNPADPLKVAQQDAVTSEQLAKTQETVAIEGCTDEENMDSEGEGMYRERDEFVVKIEDIETLKVALQTGKEPPAIWKVQKALLQKFVPEVRDGHREFAATNSYLGYFGDAKTKYKRVYVKFVENANKKEYVRVCSKKPRIKPVQSARTIHCKPSNSNIKPPDPPTPKPTATKVSSVKPKAKQPKVKAEPPPKKRKKWKEEFSSSQSDSSPEGQSEEDEVVPPAPLVTRFLNTRAMKETFKSYMELLVSIALDPDTMQALEKSNDELLLPHMRKIDGMLNDNRKRLLSKLHLDHAFKHGRLRKVWITRPYYSSFDVVIKKQVWMWTGKREAVPSQ